Proteins found in one Geminocystis sp. M7585_C2015_104 genomic segment:
- the sfsA gene encoding DNA/RNA nuclease SfsA, with protein sequence MSGVLLRRYKRFLADVRLESGEVVTAHCANTGPMLGVCEVGSRVMVSLSNSSKRKLPYTWEMIEVNGTWVGVNTTLPNNIVKMALQRKLIPELAHQYTQVKSEVRLGNQSSTRIDFCLTKEQEPPIYLEVKNTTLAERGVAFFPDATTGRGQKHLQELIALTQSRQAKAVMLYFINRGDCKYFDVGRKYDPVYGQLFQQARECGVEILPCRFQVTPEGVRYLGLAEIVS encoded by the coding sequence ATGTCCGGGGTGTTACTCAGGCGCTATAAACGTTTTCTGGCGGATGTGCGGTTGGAATCGGGGGAGGTGGTAACTGCCCACTGCGCCAATACTGGACCAATGTTGGGGGTGTGTGAAGTGGGAAGTAGGGTCATGGTATCCCTTAGTAACAGCAGTAAACGTAAACTCCCCTATACCTGGGAAATGATTGAGGTGAACGGCACATGGGTAGGAGTTAACACTACTTTGCCTAACAATATCGTCAAAATGGCTCTACAACGAAAACTGATACCAGAACTAGCCCACCAATACACCCAAGTAAAATCGGAAGTGAGGCTAGGAAACCAAAGTTCAACTCGTATTGACTTTTGTCTTACAAAAGAGCAAGAGCCTCCCATCTATCTGGAGGTGAAAAATACTACCCTGGCGGAAAGGGGAGTGGCTTTTTTTCCAGATGCCACCACTGGCAGGGGGCAAAAGCACCTTCAGGAATTGATTGCTCTCACCCAGTCACGACAGGCAAAGGCTGTTATGCTTTACTTTATCAATAGGGGAGACTGTAAGTATTTTGACGTAGGTAGAAAGTATGACCCGGTTTATGGGCAACTGTTCCAACAAGCAAGGGAGTGTGGAGTAGAAATACTCCCCTGTCGCTTTCAGGTGACGCCGGAGGGGGTGAGGTATCTGGGGTTGGCAGAAATAGTCTCCTAG
- a CDS encoding DUF3148 domain-containing protein, which produces MNNGEIEIKVGDRIRVVALPPYLKTAEPMPMLRPNSLIQIGEEGIVVQLQPAGYYSVRFARGTFLLERQYFELVVSPSS; this is translated from the coding sequence ATGAACAATGGAGAAATAGAAATAAAGGTGGGGGATAGGATTAGAGTGGTAGCCTTACCCCCCTATCTGAAAACTGCGGAGCCAATGCCCATGTTACGTCCCAATAGTTTAATTCAAATTGGGGAGGAGGGGATAGTAGTGCAACTTCAGCCGGCAGGGTATTACAGTGTCCGTTTTGCCAGGGGCACTTTCTTGTTAGAAAGACAGTATTTTGAACTGGTTGTCTCTCCCTCCTCCTAG